A single window of Nyctibius grandis isolate bNycGra1 chromosome 16, bNycGra1.pri, whole genome shotgun sequence DNA harbors:
- the CACFD1 gene encoding calcium channel flower homolog yields the protein MSSQDEQFQAAAPDPAAPSDDGMTWWYRWLCRIAGVIGGVSCAVAGLWNCVTINPLNIAAGVWMMLNAFVLFLCEAPFCCQFIEFANAVSARADKLRPWQKAAFYCGMAVFPVMLSLTLTTLFGNAIAFATGVLYGLSALGKKGDAISYARIHQQQKQMDEEKLTGTLEGQGL from the exons ATGAGCTCTCAGGATGAGCAGTTccaagcagcagcccctgaCCCGGCGGCTCCCTCCGATGATGGCATGACCTGGTGGTACAGGTGGCTCTGCAGGATTGCCGGGGTCATCGGGGGCGTGT CCTGTGCTGTCGCTGGTCTCTGGAACTGTGTCACCATCAACCCCCTGAACATCGCAGCTGGCGTGTGGATGAT GCTCAACGCCTTCGTGCTGTTCCTGTGCGAAGCCCCCTTCTGCTGCCAGTTCATCGAGTTTGCGAACGCTGTCTCTGCGAGGGCGGACAAGCTGCGGCCCTGgcagaaagctgctttctaCTGCGG GATGGCTGTGTTCCCGGTCATGCTCAGCCTGACGCTGACCACGCTCTTTGGAAATGCCATTGCATTTGCCACCGGGGTCCTTTATGGCCTGTCGGCGCTCGGCAAAAA GGGAGATGCCATTTCCTATGCCCGGAtccaccagcagcagaagcaaatgGATGAAGAGAAGCTCACAGGGACCCTAGAGGGTCAGGGTCTCTGA